CTAAAGCTTCCGTCAAAAATAAGGCTTTCACCAGAAGGGATGCTGCACTCAAACTGTCCAAAAAACGGCTTGCCTTTTGAAAGCGCGGGCCAGTAATCTCTTTCTTCGCCCGAAATCTCAGAAGTTTCCGCAAAAACATCACGGCAATGGTGGCCGAGAAGTTGAGTCTCTTCGCTCCCGTAAGAACTGCAGAAATTTTCGTTAGCTTTTACCAGCTCTCCGTCGGCGTTGAACTCCACACGCACTTGACTGGAATCCAACGATGTAAGGATTGCCTGATTCAGCCGTTCTTCCGTTACATCTTTCCATTCAATGACTCGACCAATCGAATTTCCATTAACGTCGACTACATCGTTGATCGATTGCTCCACACGGGTTTCGCCCATGACAATGTCGGATATATGTGGAAGATTGTCTGAATCCTCCGGAATACTTTCCGCCCCGCTACCTTCTCCGTGAAAAATCGAGAAATGTTTACCAACAATTTCCGACGGATTTAGCTTTTTGAGTTTGCTGGAAAGGTTCTCTTGGTTTGCCATCATAATCTTCGAAAAGGCACTGTTAATATAGTTAATCGTTAGGTCCTGATCTACCATCAGCATAGCAGAGGATGACGATTCAAATGCGGCCCCCTTAAACAAGCTCTCTCGAGACGTCGCTTCCGCCTCTAATAGGGTTGTCCTAAAGTCTTCGAGGGTTCGCGCGATGTCTCCGATTTCATCTTTGCGTTTGAGGTTTGGAACCTCGATTGTGTAATTTCCATGCGCAACATCATCCATCGCCGTGCGATGACGTACCAACGGCTTTGACAAAAAGCCACGCAGCAAAATCGAAACAATGACAAGAGCAACAAGGAACACTATCCCTGCTATGAGGTTTGTCTTTTTTTGAAGATCCGCTATGTGTGAGATCGCTGGATCTGGGCTCCAGAGCATAGCGACAACACCTACCACGCTGCTGTCCTTGCCAAATAGCGATGGGACCGCCACGTAAAACCCATCTCCAGCGGTCTCGATTTTACCCGTCTCCATCGCTTTCGTCGCTAAGTTTTTGAGATCTGAAACAGAAACTTCTTGTCCCAAGTATGTATACAAGACCTCCCCTTTTGCATCCAGAACGATAGCTTCCAACGCGGAGTCGCCAGAGGACTGAACTGCGCCCTGGATGATCGTTTCTAGAGCCTGCGGGTTTGCAAACCTTATCGAGCCCGCACTTTGAACTGCCGAAAAGGATGTGAGATTTATTGCGAGTTCCTTCGTATTTTCTCGAGCAACATTGTACTGGGCATCCAGCGATAACGCCGTCATTGTGCCTGCAACAGCGGCGGTGCAAAGGGCAACAATTGCGGAGACCCTAAAGAAAACCGTTCGCGTGGTGCCTTTAAGGTTCTTAAAAATAGATATCACTTTCATACCGGTTCCTCATTGAGACGATCTATTGGGGAAGTGCATGACGCTAGACGACCTAACTGCGCACTCTTGCCTTTTTGCTAATGGGAAACTCTTACAAGAAATTTAAAACTGGTCGCTTTTTTTGCCCAGCTTGAAAATAATTTCATTCAAATTGAAGTCAGTCTTCTTCAAACTCTTACTTTTCGCAACAAATCCAAACACCTAGCGCCATGGGGCATTTACTTTACGGTTTCAAAAGGAAAACTCTAGGTTTCCCTTGCAACTTCTGAAACAAGCATAGACAAATTAGGCGCGCCCGCATTGGCGCTTGTTGGTGTACTTAAGGGCATGAAAAGGCTCACATGGTTAAGAACATACAAAAGGGATCGGCCCTTTCTCTAAAGAGTAAATATGATCTGCGCACGCAATTTGGCGCTATCTGCTATCGCGTTGCAAATGGAAAAATCCAGATACTCTTGATCACAAGCCGACGCTCTCGCCTGTGGATTGTTCCCAAAGGCTGGCCAATCAACGGAAAAACACCCGCCCAATCGGCCGCCATTGAGGCGTGGGAAGAAGCGGGCGCGATCGGCGTTATGGGTGACGCTTGTATTGGCTTGTATTCGCATACTAAAAAGGCAACTAAGGGCGAAATCCTTCCGGTTATGGTTTCCCTTTTTGCCTTGCAGGTGAAGCGTACCGCGAAAAAGTTTCCCGAAAAAAGCCAGCGCAAACGTAAATGGGTGAGCCGTAAGAAGGCAGCAAGTATGGTTTCTGACCCTGAACTTGGAAAAATTCTGCGCGGTTTCACGCCAGAAAATTTCTAAATGCAGATTCAGGTGTTGTTTGGGATATTTACAAGGCCATGTTAACCTTGTTACGGCAAAACTAGTTTGCAGATAGCTTGAAAGGCCCGAAATGATCCGCTTTGCCCTGAAATGCGACCACGACCACTGTTTTGAGAGCTGGTTTCAATCTGGTTCTGCATTTGACAAGGTCAAATCGGCGGGAATGGTGTCGTGCCCAGCCTGC
This Falsihalocynthiibacter arcticus DNA region includes the following protein-coding sequences:
- a CDS encoding methyl-accepting chemotaxis protein — protein: MKVISIFKNLKGTTRTVFFRVSAIVALCTAAVAGTMTALSLDAQYNVARENTKELAINLTSFSAVQSAGSIRFANPQALETIIQGAVQSSGDSALEAIVLDAKGEVLYTYLGQEVSVSDLKNLATKAMETGKIETAGDGFYVAVPSLFGKDSSVVGVVAMLWSPDPAISHIADLQKKTNLIAGIVFLVALVIVSILLRGFLSKPLVRHRTAMDDVAHGNYTIEVPNLKRKDEIGDIARTLEDFRTTLLEAEATSRESLFKGAAFESSSSAMLMVDQDLTINYINSAFSKIMMANQENLSSKLKKLNPSEIVGKHFSIFHGEGSGAESIPEDSDNLPHISDIVMGETRVEQSINDVVDVNGNSIGRVIEWKDVTEERLNQAILTSLDSSQVRVEFNADGELVKANENFCSSYGSEETQLLGHHCRDVFAETSEISGEERDYWPALSKGKPFFGQFECSIPSGESLIFDGSFSPVTGRQGNVNRLVFIGTDVTTTQREIQRAEEQRKVSTKEQDAVVEGLRAGLNSLSKGDLTASIEIEFSPQYEQLRSDFNEAIDALRKAMGSVVENSEMIRGETNEISKAADDLSRRTETQAATLEQTAAALDEMTSSVSSAAEGAGIARKMVIEARDNAEASGEVVREAVAAMSEIASSSQQISKITSVIDEIAFQTNLLALNAGVEAANAGDAGRGFAVVATEVRDLAQRSSQAASEINALISASEGHVKRGVQLVDQTGDALRGIFDRVSEISTHVGEIAVSADEQSRGLAEINIAVNQLDQVTQQNAAMFEETTAASHALTSEAENLATTMAQFLLSREGEAARRPPQMQKNEVQRPAEEPTANVRMVGNGGQVLSSTAESWEDF
- a CDS encoding NUDIX hydrolase; its protein translation is MVKNIQKGSALSLKSKYDLRTQFGAICYRVANGKIQILLITSRRSRLWIVPKGWPINGKTPAQSAAIEAWEEAGAIGVMGDACIGLYSHTKKATKGEILPVMVSLFALQVKRTAKKFPEKSQRKRKWVSRKKAASMVSDPELGKILRGFTPENF